CCCACATAAAAATAAAAAGTATCGGCTTGGGCACTGCTGCGGATAGTGCTGCGTACAAAAGAAAACTGGTTACCTTGCTCTAAGCCGCTAACCGGTATATCGGTCCAAATTTGGCGGTAAGAAGAATGATCGGGTACCCCGATAAAGGCAAAATATTTTTCGTTAATACCAGCCCAACCCACGCGTTCGTCAACACTGGCAAAGCCATTGCGCAAATTAATTTGTCTACGCCTGCCATCATTTAGGTAAACGTTATGCCTAAAAACATTACGGTTATCAATTTGGGTAAAAGTGGGGCCAATCTGCGGTACAGCCTGAAGGGTATAAGAGGCCCCATTAAAATTAAGCGGTAAAAACTGGCCGTCGGGCTGGGTAAAAGCTACTTCAAGCCTAAATAGGTATTCACCGGGTTTAAACTCGTAGGTTTTGGTAAGGATAAAAGGTACATCGTCGTTATTTTGCCTAACATAACCGTGCGAGCTAAATTCGTAAATGCCGTTGCCTCTATCGGTAAAAACAAAATTACCATAAAAAGGTACACCTAAATTATCGGGCCTAAAAAAAATTAAAAATGCGCCGTCATTTTCTTGGTGGCCACGCAGCACCATTTCTAGTGGTTGGCCGTTATCCAGATAATTTTTTAAACGCAGCGAGTTAATGGTTGCCCCGAGTGTCGAAAACTCTATCTCGAATAAATCGGTTTCGGCACGGATAATTTGATGAGGTATATTCTCGTTAAGTGCAGCTACCGGTGCGGTAGGGCTTAAAGGGCTGGCCTCTTCGGGTAAAGGGGTAGCAGTATCGTTAGCAATGGGCGGAGGTGCCGGTGGGTTGTTAAGGCCGGCAGGGTTGCTAAAATACATAAAGCCAAAGCCAAATAATGCTATTAATATAAAGCCAATTAT
This DNA window, taken from Spirochaetaceae bacterium, encodes the following:
- the yidC gene encoding membrane protein insertase YidC, encoding MDKKTIIGFILIALFGFGFMYFSNPAGLNNPPAPPPIANDTATPLPEEASPLSPTAPVAALNENIPHQIIRAETDLFEIEFSTLGATINSLRLKNYLDNGQPLEMVLRGHQENDGAFLIFFRPDNLGVPFYGNFVFTDRGNGIYEFSSHGYVRQNNDDVPFILTKTYEFKPGEYLFRLEVAFTQPDGQFLPLNFNGASYTLQAVPQIGPTFTQIDNRNVFRHNVYLNDGRRRQINLRNGFASVDERVGWAGINEKYFAFIGVPDHSSYRQIWTDIPVSGLEQGNQFSFVRSTIRSSAQADTFYFYVGPRLEQYLNRYNNANNNAFGVSGFDLGRVMDQSAFLWPLERFLTWLLRLFYGLVGNWGFSILLVTLLIRIALFPLSLKGMLSAARMSELQPKLKEIQERFKGQPQELQKATMQLYQKEGVNPMAGCFPLLLQMPILFAMFGIFNRYFDFRHAPFLGWITDLSAPDQIATLPFTIPIFIGSAIRLLPVFYVLTQLLMNKIMQASQPMQNPSMKMMMNLMPIIFFFVLYDMPSGLLLYWTFSNILALVQQLIINWLKKSGRIKPPKPKKGFMARLMEQANANAKAQNKIAPTRKKR